One window of Manihot esculenta cultivar AM560-2 chromosome 17, M.esculenta_v8, whole genome shotgun sequence genomic DNA carries:
- the LOC110605528 gene encoding uncharacterized protein LOC110605528: protein MESNRKRRGFMKGKLMPFYRSPKSSSSNLQYTSKVIKPSQASPSAPSVGFYVHQDYIIAPPKQNKVSFIIAPPPDGNRERLAQFDKVYGLPGDESVDIKAASYISSVQERFKLERSNSERIKHEDFQ from the coding sequence ATGGAGTCCAACCGCAAGCGCAGAGGATTCATGAAGGGCAAGTTGATGCCGTTCTACCGATCACCGAAGTCTTCTTCATCAAACTTGCAGTACACCAGCAAGGTCATCAAGCCCAGCCAGGCTTCTCCTTCAGCACCGTCGGTTGGATTTTACGTCCACCAGGACTATATCATTGCTCCTCCGAAGCAGAACAAGGTCTCTTTTATTATAGCTCCACCGCCTGACGGCAACCGCGAGAGGCTAGCTCAGTTTGATAAGGTATATGGACTCCCTGGAGATGAAAGCGTAGATATCAAGGCTGCTTCTTATATCTCTTCTGTTCAAGAACGTTTCAAGCTTGAACGAAGCAACTCTGAAAGAATCAAGCATGAAGATTTTCAGTAA
- the LOC122722304 gene encoding uncharacterized protein LOC122722304, translated as MADWGPVVVAVVLFVVLSPGVLFQLPGKGRVVEFANMQTSGASVFVHTIIFFGLITIFLIAIGIHITTG; from the coding sequence ATGGCGGATTGGGGGCCAGTTGTAGTGGCAGTGGTGCTGTTTGTGGTGCTATCACCAGGGGTGCTCTTCCAGCTACCAGGAAAGGGGCGAGTGGTGGAGTTTGCTAACATGCAAACAAGTGGAGCTTCCGTCTTCGTCCATACCATCATCTTCTTTGGCCTCATCACCATTTTCCTCATCGCCATTGGTATTCACATCACCACTGGATAA